A genomic window from Microbacterium sp. ET2 includes:
- the paaI gene encoding hydroxyphenylacetyl-CoA thioesterase PaaI, which produces MLENDRTFHAFGMEVVVDEPGRAVIRMPVRDDMTNGFAITHGGVVFALADTAFAVACNDPDGPVTVSVGADIVFFRSTRPGDVLTAEAHHRVTRGRTGLYDVTVTDAEGAVVAEFRGHARRTDRRLDEA; this is translated from the coding sequence ATGCTCGAGAACGATCGCACCTTCCATGCGTTCGGCATGGAGGTGGTCGTCGACGAGCCGGGGCGAGCGGTCATCCGGATGCCGGTGCGCGACGACATGACGAACGGTTTCGCCATCACGCACGGCGGCGTGGTGTTCGCCCTCGCCGACACCGCCTTCGCCGTCGCCTGCAACGATCCGGACGGCCCCGTCACCGTGTCGGTCGGCGCCGACATCGTCTTCTTCCGCTCGACGCGGCCGGGCGACGTCCTCACCGCGGAGGCGCACCACCGGGTGACGCGGGGGCGGACCGGGCTGTACGACGTCACGGTGACCGACGCCGAGGGCGCGGTGGTCGCCGAGTTCCGCGGGCACGCCCGCCGCACCGATCGGCGCCTCGACGAGGCCTGA
- a CDS encoding 3-hydroxyacyl-CoA dehydrogenase family protein: MTDAAEAAPRPDVPTRPVAAPPRVGVLGGGRMGAGIAHAFVLAGSQVTVVERDAEAAEAARGRILASIGDSIRRGMTDRAEAELAASVHSSIDVTDVAGAGLVIEAVPEDRALKRDALARLEAVVGDAVLATNTSSIGIAALAGALARPARFLGLHFFNPVPASRLVEIVVGDATAPEVVESARGWVAAIGKTPIVVSDAPGFASSRLGLALALEAMRMVEAGVASPADIDAAMELGYRHPAGPLRTTDIVGLDVRLAIAEELHATLGDRFAPPDLLRRMVADGRLGRKTGRGFYEWSTP; the protein is encoded by the coding sequence ATGACGGATGCCGCTGAGGCAGCGCCCCGCCCCGACGTCCCGACCCGCCCCGTCGCGGCGCCCCCGCGGGTCGGGGTGCTCGGCGGCGGACGCATGGGTGCCGGGATCGCCCACGCGTTCGTCCTCGCCGGCTCGCAGGTGACGGTCGTGGAGCGCGACGCCGAGGCGGCCGAGGCTGCGCGCGGACGCATCCTGGCCAGTATCGGCGACTCGATCCGTCGTGGGATGACCGACCGCGCGGAGGCCGAGCTCGCCGCATCCGTCCATTCCTCCATCGACGTGACCGACGTCGCGGGCGCGGGGCTCGTCATCGAAGCCGTGCCCGAAGACCGTGCGCTCAAGCGCGATGCCCTGGCGCGCCTCGAGGCGGTCGTGGGCGACGCCGTGCTCGCCACCAACACCTCGTCGATCGGCATCGCCGCGCTCGCGGGCGCGCTGGCGCGCCCCGCCCGGTTCCTGGGGCTGCACTTCTTCAACCCCGTGCCCGCGTCGCGCCTGGTCGAGATCGTCGTCGGCGACGCCACGGCGCCGGAAGTCGTGGAGAGTGCGCGCGGCTGGGTCGCCGCGATCGGCAAAACCCCGATCGTCGTCTCCGACGCGCCCGGCTTCGCCTCCAGCCGCCTCGGCCTCGCGCTCGCGCTCGAGGCCATGCGCATGGTCGAAGCCGGCGTCGCGAGCCCGGCCGACATCGACGCGGCCATGGAGCTCGGCTACCGTCACCCCGCAGGACCTCTCCGCACCACCGACATCGTCGGCCTCGACGTCCGCCTCGCCATCGCCGAAGAGCTGCACGCCACCCTCGGCGACCGCTTCGCTCCGCCCGATCTGCTGCGCCGCATGGTCGCCGACGGACGCCTCGGCCGAAAGACCGGGCGAGGCTTCTACGAATGGAGCACGCCGTGA
- a CDS encoding enoyl-CoA hydratase/isomerase family protein: MTRSPLRVEHIGDRSVVTLDRPEVRNAIDQATVDALHAVCAELEREPRVLLLAGSGGVFASGADIAELRDRRAADARRAINQAVFTRIRALPMPVIAALHGYALGGGAELAYAADLRIATPALKIGNPETGLGIIAAAGATWRLPAIVGEARAAELLLTGRILDADEALSWGLVSSLHPADDLLAAAHALADRIARNDPLATRRTKQVLQTEPLDQPALVNELQAELFESPEKIRRMTTFLERRTR; encoded by the coding sequence ATGACCCGCTCACCCCTCCGCGTCGAGCACATCGGCGACCGGAGCGTCGTCACCCTCGACCGCCCCGAGGTGCGCAATGCCATCGACCAGGCCACCGTCGACGCGCTGCACGCGGTCTGCGCCGAGCTCGAGCGTGAGCCTCGCGTCCTCCTCCTCGCCGGCTCGGGTGGCGTGTTCGCCTCGGGCGCCGACATCGCCGAGCTGCGCGACCGCCGCGCTGCCGACGCGCGCCGGGCGATCAACCAGGCGGTCTTCACCCGCATCCGCGCCCTCCCGATGCCCGTGATCGCCGCGCTCCACGGCTACGCCCTCGGCGGCGGGGCCGAGCTCGCCTACGCCGCCGACCTCCGCATCGCGACGCCGGCGCTGAAGATCGGCAATCCCGAGACCGGACTGGGCATCATCGCCGCCGCTGGTGCGACCTGGCGCCTTCCCGCGATCGTCGGTGAGGCGCGCGCCGCGGAGCTGCTCCTCACCGGACGGATCCTCGACGCCGACGAGGCGCTGTCGTGGGGGCTCGTGTCGTCGCTGCACCCGGCGGATGACCTCCTCGCCGCCGCACACGCGCTCGCCGACCGCATCGCCCGCAACGACCCCCTCGCCACCCGCCGCACCAAACAGGTGCTCCAGACCGAACCGCTCGACCAGCCGGCGCTTGTGAACGAACTGCAGGCCGAGCTGTTCGAAAGCCCGGAGAAGATCCGCCGCATGACCACCTTCCTCGAACGGAGAACCCGATGA
- a CDS encoding MarR family transcriptional regulator: MSTRRRSRSSGGSRASTTPYASRLIGLYREFGLGEGEFDVLATLRRSGELNPSELAAQTMVTSGAVSKRLDRLESAGLVRRRGSDVDGRGRLVALTEDGRALIDRAFDAHMENERRLLASLDAADRDALVRILRKWGSALGT; this comes from the coding sequence ATGTCGACACGTCGCCGATCGAGGTCATCGGGCGGCTCGCGCGCGTCAACGACGCCGTACGCGAGCAGGCTCATCGGCCTCTACCGCGAGTTCGGGCTCGGGGAGGGTGAGTTCGACGTGCTGGCCACCCTGCGTCGCTCCGGAGAGCTCAATCCGAGCGAGCTCGCCGCCCAGACGATGGTCACGAGCGGAGCCGTTTCCAAGCGGCTGGATCGGCTCGAGTCGGCGGGGCTCGTGCGCCGCCGCGGCAGCGACGTCGATGGCCGCGGTCGGCTGGTCGCGCTCACGGAGGACGGGCGCGCTCTCATCGACCGCGCCTTCGACGCGCACATGGAGAACGAGCGCCGTCTCCTCGCCTCGCTCGATGCGGCTGATCGCGATGCCCTCGTCCGGATTCTCCGGAAATGGGGAAGCGCTCTGGGCACCTGA